One region of Streptomyces sp. CG4 genomic DNA includes:
- a CDS encoding nucleotide sugar dehydrogenase produces MPADLAVIGLGSYGLPLAQAAVAAGISTLGFTTGPEAGSLSPAELRRMHLAGFRPGTDPAQLGRVRTAVICPSTASDTDGGLDLGQVEAAARALAERLRPHTTVILESPVLPGTTEEFLRPLLEEGSGLRAGRDFHLAYSPSRVDPGNRDHTPAGTPKVIGGLTPACTESAAAFYGRLTDKVVRARGLREAETVQLLETNFRHVNIALVNEMAVLCHELGVDLWDVIRCAETKPFGFQAFRPGPGVGGHGVPQDLTGHATRTLRMVELAQQVNHRMPRYVIQRAATLLNEHGKSARAARVLLLGVTYKPDVPDQQGTPAREIAIRLMELGASVSYHDPLVASWTVLDRPVPRADALYDAAADADLTILLQNHRTYDLQALSVKAQLLLDTRGATPAGAAHRL; encoded by the coding sequence ATGCCCGCAGACCTCGCCGTCATCGGACTCGGCTCCTACGGCTTGCCGCTGGCCCAGGCCGCCGTCGCCGCAGGCATCTCCACGCTCGGCTTCACCACGGGGCCCGAGGCGGGCTCCCTCAGTCCGGCCGAGTTGCGCCGGATGCATCTGGCCGGCTTCCGGCCCGGTACCGACCCGGCCCAGCTCGGCCGGGTGCGCACCGCCGTGATCTGCCCGTCGACCGCAAGCGACACCGACGGCGGACTCGACCTCGGCCAGGTGGAGGCGGCGGCCCGCGCGCTCGCCGAGCGGCTGCGCCCGCACACCACCGTCATCCTGGAGTCGCCGGTGCTGCCCGGCACGACGGAGGAGTTCCTGCGGCCCCTGCTGGAGGAGGGCTCGGGGCTGCGCGCCGGGCGGGACTTCCACCTCGCCTACTCGCCCAGCCGGGTCGACCCCGGCAACCGCGACCACACCCCCGCCGGCACCCCCAAGGTGATCGGCGGCCTCACTCCCGCGTGCACCGAGTCCGCCGCCGCCTTCTACGGCCGGCTCACCGACAAGGTGGTACGCGCGCGTGGGCTGCGCGAGGCGGAGACCGTGCAGCTGCTGGAGACCAACTTCCGGCACGTCAACATCGCGCTCGTCAACGAGATGGCCGTCCTCTGCCATGAGCTGGGTGTCGACCTGTGGGACGTCATCCGGTGCGCGGAGACCAAGCCCTTCGGCTTCCAGGCGTTCCGGCCGGGACCGGGCGTCGGCGGGCACGGCGTCCCGCAGGACCTGACCGGCCACGCCACCCGCACCCTGCGCATGGTGGAGCTGGCCCAGCAGGTCAACCACCGGATGCCGCGCTATGTCATCCAGCGCGCCGCCACCCTCCTCAACGAGCACGGCAAGTCCGCCCGCGCGGCGCGCGTTCTGCTGCTCGGTGTCACCTACAAGCCCGACGTCCCCGACCAGCAGGGCACGCCCGCCCGGGAGATCGCGATCCGGCTGATGGAGCTGGGCGCCTCCGTGAGCTACCACGACCCGCTCGTGGCCTCCTGGACCGTCCTGGACCGCCCGGTGCCGCGCGCGGACGCGCTCTACGACGCCGCCGCCGACGCCGACCTGACGATCCTGCTGCAGAACCACCGCACGTACGACCTGCAGGCGCTGTCGGTGAAGGCCCAGCTGCTGCTGGACACGCGAGGAGCGACACCCGCGGGGGCGGCGCACCGGCTCTGA
- a CDS encoding GuaB3 family IMP dehydrogenase-related protein produces the protein MTEIEIGRGKRGRRAYAFDDIAVVPSRRTRDPKEVSIAWQIDAYRFELPFLAAPMDSVVSPATAIRIGELGGLGVLNLEGLWTRYEDPQPLLDEIAGLPAEQATRRLQEIYAAPIKEELIGARIKEVRDSGVVTAAALSPQRTAQFSKAVVDAGVDIFVIRGTTVSAEHVSSSHEPLNLKQFIYELDVPVIVGGCATYTAALHLMRTGAAGVLVGFGGGAAHTTRNVLGIQVPMATAVADVAAARRDYMDESGGRYVHVIADGGVGWSGDLPKAIACGADAVMMGSPLARATDAPGKGHHWGMEAVNEELPRGKKVGLGTVGTIEEILTGPSHTPDGSMNFFGALRRAMATTGYSELKEFQRVEVTVADSQHRR, from the coding sequence GTGACTGAGATCGAGATCGGGCGCGGCAAGCGCGGCCGCCGGGCGTACGCCTTCGACGACATCGCCGTCGTCCCCAGTCGCCGTACGCGGGACCCGAAGGAGGTCTCGATCGCCTGGCAGATCGACGCCTACCGCTTCGAGCTGCCGTTCCTGGCCGCCCCCATGGACTCGGTCGTCTCCCCGGCCACCGCGATCCGCATCGGCGAGCTGGGCGGCCTCGGCGTGCTCAACCTCGAAGGCCTCTGGACGCGGTACGAGGACCCGCAGCCGCTGCTCGACGAGATCGCCGGGCTGCCCGCCGAGCAGGCGACGCGCCGCCTCCAGGAGATCTACGCGGCGCCCATCAAGGAGGAGCTGATCGGCGCCCGCATCAAGGAGGTGCGCGACTCCGGCGTGGTCACGGCGGCCGCGCTCTCCCCGCAGCGCACCGCCCAGTTCTCCAAGGCGGTCGTGGACGCGGGCGTGGACATCTTCGTCATCCGGGGTACGACGGTCTCGGCGGAGCACGTCTCGTCCTCGCACGAGCCGCTGAACCTGAAGCAGTTCATCTACGAGCTGGACGTCCCGGTGATCGTCGGCGGCTGCGCCACGTACACGGCGGCCCTGCACCTGATGCGCACGGGTGCCGCGGGTGTCCTCGTGGGCTTCGGCGGCGGCGCGGCGCACACCACGCGCAACGTGCTGGGCATCCAGGTCCCGATGGCCACGGCGGTCGCGGACGTGGCGGCGGCCCGCCGGGACTACATGGACGAGTCCGGCGGCCGGTACGTGCACGTGATCGCGGACGGCGGTGTCGGCTGGTCCGGCGACCTGCCCAAGGCGATCGCCTGCGGCGCCGACGCGGTGATGATGGGCTCCCCGCTGGCCCGCGCCACGGACGCGCCCGGCAAGGGCCACCACTGGGGCATGGAGGCGGTCAACGAGGAGCTGCCCCGTGGCAAGAAGGTCGGCCTCGGCACGGTCGGCACCATCGAGGAGATCCTCACCGGCCCCTCCCACACGCCCGACGGCTCGATGAACTTCTTCGGCGCCCTGCGCCGCGCGATGGCCACCACCGGCTACAGCGAGCTGAAGGAGTTCCAGCGGGTCGAGGTGACGGTCGCGGACAGCCAGCACCGCCGCTGA
- the guaB gene encoding IMP dehydrogenase, which yields MTANVDGVPSKFATLGLTYDDVLLLPGASEVLPNAVDTSSRISRNVRVNIPLLSAAMDKVTESRMAIAMARLGGVGVLHRNLSVEDQVNQVDLVKRSESGMVTDPITVHPEATLAEADALCAKFRISGVPVTDPAGKLLGIVTNRDMAFESDRTRQVREVMTPMPLVTGKVGISGPEAMELLRKHKIEKLPLVDDAGVLQGLITVKDFVKAEQYPNAAKDAEGRLLVGAAVGASPEALERAQALAEAGVDFLVVDTSHGHNSNALSWMSKIKSSVNVDVIGGNVATRDGAQALIDAGVDGIKVGVGPGSICTTRVVAGIGVPQVTAIYEASLAARPAGIPLIGDGGLQYSGDIGKALAAGADTVMLGSLLAGCEESPGELMFINGKQFKSYRGMGSLGAMQSRGQGRSYSKDRYFQAEVASDDKLVPEGVEGQVPYRGPLSNVLHQLVGGLRQTMGYVGAATVGEMESKGRFVRITSAGLKESHPHDIQMTVEAPNYSKK from the coding sequence ATGACTGCCAACGTCGACGGAGTGCCCAGTAAATTCGCGACACTCGGGCTGACCTACGACGACGTGCTGCTGCTGCCGGGCGCATCCGAGGTGCTCCCCAACGCGGTCGACACCTCGTCCCGCATCTCCCGCAACGTCCGGGTCAACATCCCGCTGCTGTCGGCGGCGATGGACAAGGTGACCGAGTCCCGCATGGCGATCGCGATGGCCCGGCTGGGCGGCGTCGGCGTGCTGCACCGCAACCTCTCCGTCGAGGACCAGGTCAACCAGGTCGACCTGGTGAAGCGGTCCGAGTCCGGCATGGTCACCGACCCGATCACGGTGCACCCGGAGGCCACGCTCGCCGAGGCGGACGCCCTGTGCGCCAAGTTCCGCATCAGCGGTGTCCCGGTCACCGACCCGGCCGGCAAGCTGCTGGGCATCGTCACCAACCGTGACATGGCCTTCGAGAGCGACCGCACGCGCCAGGTGCGCGAGGTCATGACCCCGATGCCGCTGGTCACCGGCAAGGTCGGCATCTCCGGGCCCGAGGCCATGGAGCTGCTGCGCAAGCACAAGATCGAGAAGCTTCCGCTGGTCGACGACGCGGGCGTCCTCCAGGGCCTGATCACGGTCAAGGACTTCGTCAAGGCCGAGCAGTACCCCAACGCCGCCAAGGATGCCGAGGGCCGCCTGCTCGTCGGTGCGGCCGTGGGCGCCAGCCCCGAGGCGCTGGAGCGCGCCCAGGCGCTCGCCGAGGCCGGTGTGGACTTCCTGGTTGTCGACACCTCGCACGGCCACAACAGCAACGCGCTCAGCTGGATGTCGAAGATCAAGTCCAGCGTGAACGTCGACGTGATCGGCGGCAACGTCGCCACCCGCGACGGCGCCCAGGCGCTCATCGACGCCGGGGTCGACGGCATCAAGGTGGGCGTCGGCCCGGGCTCGATCTGTACCACCCGCGTGGTCGCCGGGATCGGAGTCCCGCAGGTCACCGCCATCTACGAGGCCTCGCTCGCCGCTCGTCCGGCGGGCATCCCGCTGATCGGCGACGGCGGTCTGCAGTACTCCGGCGACATCGGCAAGGCGCTCGCCGCCGGTGCGGACACGGTCATGCTGGGCAGCCTCCTCGCCGGCTGCGAGGAGTCGCCGGGCGAGCTGATGTTCATCAACGGCAAGCAGTTCAAGTCGTACCGCGGCATGGGCTCGCTGGGTGCCATGCAGTCCCGCGGCCAGGGCAGGTCGTACTCGAAGGACCGCTACTTCCAGGCCGAGGTGGCGTCCGACGACAAGCTCGTGCCCGAGGGCGTCGAGGGCCAGGTGCCCTACCGCGGTCCGCTCTCCAACGTGCTGCACCAGCTCGTCGGCGGCCTGCGCCAGACCATGGGCTACGTCGGCGCCGCCACCGTCGGGGAGATGGAGTCCAAGGGCCGCTTCGTGCGGATCACCTCGGCGGGTCTGAAGGAGAGCCACCCGCACGACATCCAGATGACGGTCGAGGCGCCGAACTACAGCAAGAAGTGA
- a CDS encoding sigma-70 family RNA polymerase sigma factor: MRDDDAGTAQGAIGALVHRAVDGDEQATHDLLAHVHPLALRYCRTRLSRLPGDARHFVEDLAQEVCVAVLLALPRYRDTGRPFEAFVFAIASHKVADLQRAAMRHPGSTAVPSDEMPERPDDSLGPEERALLSSDAEWAKKLLANLPENQRELLLLRIAVGLTAEETGQMLGMSPGAVRVAQHRALSRLRALAEQ, from the coding sequence ATGCGCGACGACGATGCGGGCACGGCCCAGGGGGCGATCGGTGCCCTCGTGCATCGTGCCGTCGACGGGGACGAGCAGGCCACGCACGATCTGCTCGCGCACGTCCACCCGCTGGCGCTGCGCTACTGCCGTACCCGGCTGTCCCGGCTCCCCGGCGACGCGCGCCACTTCGTGGAGGACCTCGCCCAGGAGGTCTGCGTGGCCGTCCTGCTCGCGCTGCCCCGCTACCGCGACACCGGCCGCCCCTTCGAGGCGTTCGTCTTCGCCATCGCCTCCCACAAGGTCGCCGACCTGCAGCGCGCCGCCATGCGCCACCCGGGCTCCACGGCGGTGCCGTCGGACGAGATGCCGGAGCGGCCCGACGACTCCCTCGGCCCCGAGGAGCGCGCCCTGCTCAGCAGCGACGCCGAGTGGGCCAAGAAGCTGCTGGCCAACCTCCCGGAGAACCAGCGCGAACTGCTCCTGCTGCGCATCGCCGTGGGCTTGACCGCGGAGGAGACGGGGCAGATGTTGGGAATGTCACCCGGCGCGGTCCGGGTCGCCCAGCACCGAGCGCTGAGCCGCCTGCGGGCACTCGCCGAGCAGTAA
- a CDS encoding response regulator transcription factor, whose translation MTSVLVCDDSPLAREALRRAVATVPGVERVTTAANGEEVLRRWGADRSDLILMDVRMPGLGGVETVRRLLSADPGARIIMLTVAEDLDGVALAVAAGARGYLHKDASRAELRATVTQALADPTWRLAPRRLRSAEMGAAPTLTAREIQVLEGMSHGRSNAEIGRELFLSEDTVKTHARRLFKKLGASDRAHAVALGFRWGLVR comes from the coding sequence ATGACATCCGTCCTCGTCTGCGACGACTCCCCGCTTGCCCGAGAAGCGCTCCGCCGCGCGGTGGCGACCGTGCCCGGTGTCGAGCGCGTGACGACGGCGGCCAACGGCGAGGAAGTCCTCCGCCGCTGGGGCGCCGACCGTTCCGATCTCATCCTGATGGACGTGCGCATGCCCGGCCTGGGCGGCGTGGAGACCGTGCGCCGTCTGCTGTCCGCCGACCCCGGCGCGCGCATCATCATGCTCACCGTCGCCGAGGACCTCGACGGCGTGGCCCTCGCGGTCGCCGCCGGTGCCCGTGGCTACCTGCACAAGGACGCCTCGCGCGCGGAGCTGCGGGCCACGGTCACGCAGGCCCTCGCCGACCCGACCTGGCGACTGGCCCCGCGCCGGCTCCGCTCGGCCGAGATGGGCGCCGCGCCCACGCTCACCGCGCGTGAGATCCAGGTGCTGGAGGGCATGAGCCACGGCCGCTCCAACGCCGAGATCGGCCGCGAGCTGTTCCTCTCCGAGGACACCGTCAAGACGCACGCGCGGCGCCTGTTCAAGAAGCTCGGCGCCTCGGACCGGGCCCACGCCGTGGCGCTCGGCTTCCGCTGGGGACTGGTCCGGTAG
- a CDS encoding WhiB family transcriptional regulator encodes MADFSRLPGPNADLWDWQLLAACRGVDSSLFFHPEGERGAARSARENSAKEVCMRCPVRAQCAAHALAVREPYGVWGGLTEDEREELMGRARNRLVTASAAGADTAPNH; translated from the coding sequence ATGGCAGATTTCTCCCGCCTTCCCGGACCGAACGCGGACCTGTGGGACTGGCAGCTGCTGGCTGCTTGCCGCGGTGTGGACAGCTCGCTCTTCTTCCATCCGGAGGGCGAGCGCGGGGCGGCTCGGAGCGCTCGCGAGAACTCGGCCAAGGAGGTCTGCATGAGGTGCCCTGTGCGCGCACAGTGCGCGGCGCACGCGCTGGCGGTGCGCGAGCCGTACGGCGTGTGGGGCGGCCTGACCGAGGACGAGCGTGAGGAGTTGATGGGGCGCGCACGCAACCGCCTGGTGACGGCCTCGGCCGCCGGTGCGGACACCGCCCCGAACCACTGA
- a CDS encoding LysR family transcriptional regulator gives MIEARHLRVLRAVAATGSFSAAGRELGCTQPAVSQQMKALETSVGTPLLVRNGREMRLTQAGEALVRHASGILAGLTAAEEEVAAIAGLRAGRVRLVSFPSGSSTLVPTALAALRAAHPGTRVSLEEAEPPKSVELLREGDCDLALAFRYEGAAVAEDWDDLVVRPLLTDRLVALVPERHRLARAEAVAIGELAQEPWIAGCPRCRGQLVEVCEGAGFTPRIDFATDDYPAVVGLVGAGLGVAVLPQLAVESVRPRGVRTVRLEPAVRREIVGLTLPDLAQVPAVAATLEQLARAAGRS, from the coding sequence GTGATCGAGGCCCGTCATCTCCGTGTCCTGCGTGCCGTCGCCGCCACCGGCTCCTTCTCGGCGGCGGGGCGCGAACTGGGCTGTACCCAGCCCGCCGTGAGCCAGCAGATGAAGGCCCTGGAGACCTCGGTCGGCACCCCGCTGCTGGTCCGCAACGGCCGCGAGATGCGGCTGACCCAGGCCGGGGAGGCCCTGGTCAGGCACGCCTCCGGCATCCTCGCCGGGCTCACCGCGGCCGAGGAGGAGGTCGCCGCCATCGCGGGCCTGCGGGCCGGCCGGGTCCGGCTGGTCTCCTTCCCCAGCGGCAGCTCCACCCTGGTCCCCACCGCACTGGCCGCCCTGCGCGCCGCCCACCCCGGCACCCGCGTCTCCCTGGAGGAGGCCGAGCCTCCGAAGTCCGTGGAGCTGCTCCGCGAGGGTGACTGCGACCTGGCCCTGGCCTTCCGCTACGAGGGAGCGGCGGTCGCCGAGGACTGGGACGACCTGGTCGTACGGCCCCTGTTGACCGACCGCCTGGTCGCGCTGGTGCCCGAGCGGCACCGCCTCGCCCGCGCGGAGGCCGTCGCCATCGGCGAGCTGGCCCAGGAGCCCTGGATCGCGGGCTGCCCGCGCTGCCGCGGCCAGCTGGTCGAGGTGTGCGAGGGGGCCGGTTTCACCCCGCGCATCGACTTCGCCACGGACGACTACCCGGCGGTGGTCGGCCTGGTCGGCGCGGGCCTCGGAGTCGCGGTCCTGCCGCAGCTGGCGGTGGAGTCGGTACGGCCCAGGGGTGTGCGCACGGTGCGGCTGGAGCCGGCGGTGCGCCGCGAGATCGTCGGCCTCACCCTGCCCGACCTGGCACAGGTCCCGGCCGTGGCGGCGACGCTGGAACAGCTGGCCCGCGCGGCCGGTCGCTCCTAG
- a CDS encoding MOSC domain-containing protein → MKVLSVNLGRPRPVAYTDQADGVTGIDKRPVDGPVRVTAPGPKGVGASGLAGDAVCDLRHHGGDDQAVYAYAREDLDAWERETGRPLGNGCFGENLTTEGLDLSGALIGERWRIGAEVVLEVTSGRIPCRTFQGHVGERGWVRRFTQKGATGAYLRVIEPGEVRAGDPVEIVHRPDHGVTVAMQFRAVTTERELLPRLLAAGEALPAEALAKARKYVAEQEG, encoded by the coding sequence ATGAAGGTTCTCTCGGTCAATCTGGGCCGGCCCCGGCCGGTGGCGTACACGGACCAGGCGGACGGTGTGACAGGCATCGACAAGCGTCCGGTCGACGGGCCGGTGCGGGTGACGGCGCCGGGTCCCAAGGGCGTGGGGGCGAGCGGGCTGGCCGGGGACGCGGTGTGCGACCTGCGGCATCACGGCGGGGACGACCAGGCGGTGTACGCCTATGCGCGCGAGGATCTCGACGCCTGGGAGCGCGAGACGGGCCGGCCGTTGGGCAACGGCTGCTTCGGGGAGAACCTGACCACGGAGGGCCTGGACCTGTCCGGGGCGCTGATCGGCGAGCGCTGGCGGATCGGCGCCGAGGTGGTGCTGGAGGTGACCTCGGGCCGGATCCCGTGCCGCACGTTCCAGGGCCATGTGGGCGAGCGCGGCTGGGTCAGGAGATTCACGCAGAAGGGCGCAACGGGCGCCTACCTCCGGGTGATCGAACCGGGCGAGGTGCGGGCGGGGGACCCGGTCGAGATCGTGCACCGGCCGGACCACGGGGTGACGGTCGCGATGCAGTTCCGCGCGGTCACCACCGAGCGGGAACTGCTGCCGCGACTGCTCGCGGCGGGCGAGGCGCTGCCCGCGGAGGCACTGGCGAAGGCGCGCAAGTACGTGGCCGAGCAGGAGGGCTGA
- a CDS encoding SDR family oxidoreductase — translation MTTALITGSTAGIGAAFARRLAADGHDLVLVARDTGRLREQATELHDRHGIEVEVLTADLSEDKGIETVADRLGDRKNPVDLLVNNAGFGNKGRYLEVPMADELKMLKVHCEAVLRLTSAASGAMRERGRGGIVNVASVAAFVPRGTYGASKAWVVQFTQGAARDLAGSGVRLMALCPGFVRTEFHQRAGMGTDNIPGWMWLDADKLVATALADLARGKSLSIPDPRYKALMGLVKVAPRGLMGGISSRTGRKYGPQ, via the coding sequence ATGACAACGGCTCTGATTACGGGATCGACCGCGGGGATCGGTGCCGCGTTCGCGCGGCGGCTGGCGGCTGACGGGCATGACCTCGTCCTGGTGGCCCGGGACACCGGACGGCTGCGCGAACAGGCGACCGAACTGCACGACCGGCATGGCATCGAGGTGGAGGTGCTGACCGCCGACCTGTCCGAGGACAAGGGCATCGAGACGGTGGCCGACCGCCTCGGCGACCGGAAGAACCCGGTCGACCTGCTGGTCAACAACGCCGGCTTCGGCAACAAGGGCCGCTATCTGGAGGTCCCGATGGCCGACGAGCTGAAAATGCTCAAGGTGCACTGCGAGGCGGTGCTCCGGCTGACCTCGGCGGCGTCCGGGGCGATGCGCGAGCGCGGCCGGGGCGGGATCGTCAACGTCGCCTCCGTGGCCGCCTTCGTACCGCGGGGCACCTACGGCGCCTCCAAGGCATGGGTCGTGCAGTTCACCCAGGGCGCGGCCAGGGACCTGGCCGGCAGCGGTGTCCGGCTGATGGCGCTGTGCCCCGGCTTCGTGCGCACCGAGTTCCACCAGCGGGCCGGGATGGGCACCGACAACATCCCGGGCTGGATGTGGCTGGACGCCGACAAGCTGGTCGCGACGGCCCTGGCCGATCTGGCGCGCGGCAAGTCGCTGTCCATCCCCGACCCCCGTTACAAGGCGCTGATGGGCCTGGTGAAGGTCGCCCCGCGCGGGCTGATGGGCGGGATCTCCTCGCGCACCGGACGCAAGTACGGGCCGCAGTAG
- a CDS encoding ester cyclase, with amino-acid sequence MTFVQLIECRTSRLDEMNRLMDDWVAQTKGKRTATHALVGKDRSDASHIVEVVEFPSYEEAMRNSHLPETDKIFQGLVALCDETPTFTDLDVVRDERLAEDTVRRFFAVLQAPGELPPLNDLLDEDIHSHDPVNPSDTIGLDNTLSEYRMWRGGFDFTFTVEDVFALGDRACARWTWNATHKGDFLGIPATGRLVTMTGMTLFRFRGDGKIAETWWQHDQLGLMQQLGALDELEH; translated from the coding sequence ATGACCTTCGTGCAGCTCATCGAGTGCAGGACGAGCCGGCTGGACGAGATGAACCGGCTCATGGACGACTGGGTCGCACAGACCAAGGGGAAGCGGACGGCGACGCACGCGCTGGTCGGCAAGGACCGCTCGGACGCGTCGCACATCGTCGAAGTGGTGGAGTTCCCGTCCTACGAGGAGGCGATGCGGAACTCGCACCTCCCGGAGACCGACAAGATCTTCCAGGGATTGGTCGCCCTGTGCGACGAGACACCGACGTTCACCGATCTGGACGTCGTACGCGACGAGCGGCTGGCCGAGGACACCGTACGGCGGTTCTTCGCGGTGCTTCAGGCGCCGGGTGAACTGCCGCCGCTCAACGATCTGCTGGACGAGGACATCCACAGCCACGACCCGGTGAATCCGAGCGACACCATCGGGCTGGACAACACCCTGAGCGAGTACCGGATGTGGCGCGGCGGCTTCGACTTCACGTTCACGGTCGAGGACGTGTTCGCGCTGGGCGACCGGGCCTGCGCGCGGTGGACCTGGAACGCCACGCACAAGGGTGACTTCCTGGGGATCCCGGCCACCGGCCGGCTGGTCACCATGACCGGGATGACGCTGTTCCGGTTCCGCGGCGACGGCAAGATCGCCGAGACCTGGTGGCAGCACGACCAGCTCGGGCTGATGCAACAGCTGGGCGCACTGGACGAGTTGGAGCACTAG
- the groL gene encoding chaperonin GroEL (60 kDa chaperone family; promotes refolding of misfolded polypeptides especially under stressful conditions; forms two stacked rings of heptamers to form a barrel-shaped 14mer; ends can be capped by GroES; misfolded proteins enter the barrel where they are refolded when GroES binds), with translation MAKILKFDEDARRALERGVNKLADTVKVTIGPKGRNVVIDKKFGAPTITNDGVTIAREVEIEDPYENLGAQLVKEVATKTNDIAGDGTTTATVLAQALVREGLKNVAAGASPAALKKGIDAAVKAVSDELLATARPIDEKSDIAAVAALSAQDQQVGELIAEAMDKVGKDGVITVEESNTFGLELDFTEGMAFDKGYLSPYFVTDQERMEAVLDDPYILINQGKISSIQDMLPLLEKVIQAGASKPLLIIAEDVEGEALSTLVVNKIRGTFNAVAVKAPGFGDRRKAMLQDMAVLTGATVISEEVGLKLDQAGLDVLGSARRVTVTKDDTTIVDGAGKSEDVHGRVAQIKAEIENTDSDWDREKLQERLAKLAGGVCVIKVGAATEVELKEKKHRLEDAISATRAAVEEGIVSGGGSALVHASKVLEGNLDKTGDEATGVSVVRNAVVEPLRWIGENAGQEGYVIVSKVKDLDSGQGYNAATGEYGDLVKAGVIDPVKVTRSALENAASIASLLLTTETLVVEKKEEEEPAAAGHGHGHAH, from the coding sequence ATGGCGAAGATCCTGAAGTTCGACGAGGACGCCCGTCGCGCCCTCGAGCGCGGCGTCAACAAGCTGGCCGACACGGTGAAGGTGACGATCGGCCCCAAGGGCCGCAACGTCGTCATCGACAAGAAGTTCGGTGCCCCCACCATCACCAACGACGGTGTCACGATCGCCCGTGAGGTCGAGATCGAGGACCCGTACGAGAACCTCGGCGCGCAGCTGGTGAAGGAGGTGGCGACCAAGACCAACGACATCGCGGGTGACGGCACCACCACCGCCACCGTGCTCGCCCAGGCGCTGGTGCGCGAGGGCCTGAAGAACGTCGCCGCCGGCGCTTCCCCGGCCGCCCTGAAGAAGGGCATCGACGCCGCCGTCAAGGCTGTCTCCGACGAGCTGCTGGCCACGGCCCGCCCGATCGACGAGAAGTCCGACATCGCCGCCGTCGCCGCGCTGTCCGCCCAGGACCAGCAGGTCGGCGAGCTGATCGCCGAGGCGATGGACAAGGTCGGCAAGGACGGTGTCATCACCGTCGAGGAGTCCAACACCTTCGGTCTGGAGCTGGACTTCACCGAGGGCATGGCCTTCGACAAGGGCTACCTGTCGCCGTACTTCGTGACGGACCAGGAGCGCATGGAGGCCGTCCTCGACGACCCGTACATCCTCATCAACCAGGGCAAGATCAGCTCCATCCAGGACATGCTGCCGCTGCTGGAGAAGGTCATCCAGGCCGGCGCCTCCAAGCCGCTGCTGATCATCGCCGAGGACGTCGAGGGCGAGGCCCTGTCGACCCTGGTCGTCAACAAGATCCGCGGCACCTTCAACGCCGTCGCGGTGAAGGCCCCCGGCTTCGGCGACCGCCGCAAGGCTATGCTGCAGGACATGGCGGTCCTCACCGGCGCCACGGTCATCTCCGAGGAGGTCGGCCTCAAGCTCGACCAGGCCGGTCTGGACGTGCTGGGCTCCGCCCGCCGCGTGACCGTCACCAAGGACGACACCACGATCGTCGACGGCGCCGGCAAGTCCGAGGACGTCCACGGCCGCGTTGCGCAGATCAAGGCCGAGATCGAGAACACCGACTCCGACTGGGACCGCGAGAAGCTCCAGGAGCGCCTCGCGAAGCTGGCCGGCGGCGTGTGCGTGATCAAGGTCGGCGCCGCCACCGAGGTGGAGCTGAAGGAGAAGAAGCACCGTCTGGAGGACGCCATCTCCGCGACCCGCGCCGCGGTCGAGGAGGGCATCGTCTCCGGTGGTGGCTCCGCGCTGGTCCACGCCTCCAAGGTCCTTGAGGGCAACCTCGACAAGACCGGCGACGAGGCCACCGGTGTCTCCGTGGTCCGCAACGCGGTCGTCGAGCCGCTGCGCTGGATCGGCGAGAACGCCGGCCAGGAGGGCTACGTCATCGTCTCCAAGGTCAAGGACCTGGACAGCGGCCAGGGCTACAACGCCGCCACCGGCGAGTACGGCGACCTGGTCAAGGCCGGCGTCATCGACCCGGTCAAGGTGACCCGCTCCGCCTTGGAGAACGCCGCCTCCATCGCCTCCCTGCTGCTCACGACCGAGACCCTGGTCGTCGAGAAGAAGGAAGAGGAAGAGCCGGCCGCCGCGGGCCACGGCCACGGCCACGCCCACTGA
- the groES gene encoding co-chaperone GroES — MTTTSSKVAIKPLEDRIVVQPLDAEQTTASGLVIPDTAKEKPQEGAVLAVGPGRFENGERLPLDVKVGDVVLYSKYGGTEVKYNGEEYLVLSARDVLAIIEK; from the coding sequence GTGACGACCACCAGCTCCAAGGTTGCCATCAAGCCGCTTGAGGACCGCATCGTGGTCCAGCCGCTCGACGCCGAGCAGACCACCGCCTCTGGCCTGGTCATCCCGGACACCGCGAAGGAGAAGCCCCAGGAGGGCGCCGTCCTCGCCGTGGGCCCGGGCCGCTTCGAGAACGGCGAGCGCCTGCCGCTCGACGTCAAGGTCGGCGACGTCGTCCTGTACAGCAAGTACGGCGGCACCGAGGTGAAGTACAACGGCGAGGAGTACCTCGTCCTCTCGGCTCGCGACGTGCTCGCGATCATCGAGAAGTAA